One genomic window of Tatumella citrea includes the following:
- the fadE gene encoding acyl-CoA dehydrogenase FadE produces MIILSILATLVLIAVLIGRRLTLRTSSLILAAFGVVLALSGLWNAWVLLPVFLILLILNVPALRQSLISRAVMSRFNQVMPAMSTTEKEAIDAGTTWWEGDLFSGRPDWQKLHSYKQPELSPEEQAFLEGPVTEACRMACDFQISHELADLPPELWQYLKDHRFFAMIIKKEYGGLEFSAYAQSLVLQKLAGVSGILAITVGVPNSLGPGELLQHYGTDEQKQHYLPRLARGEEIPCFALTSPEAGSDAGAIPDTGVVCYGEWQGKQVVGMRLTWNKRYITLAPIATVLGLAFKLYDPQHILGETTSLGITCALIPVATPGVEIGRRHFPLNIPFQNGPTRGKDIFVPLDYIIGGPKMAGQGWRMLVECLAVGRGITLPSNSTGSLKTIALATGAYARIRRQFRIPIGKMEGIEEPLARIAGNSYVMDAAASLITYGIVAGEKPAVLSAIVKYHCTDRGQRSIIDAMDIAGGKGIMLGKSNFLARAYQGAPIAITVEGANILTRSMIIFGQGAIRCHPFLLKEMTAAQQQDLAGFDDALFRHTGHVAANLLCSLWLGITRGKGSRAPVSDATRGTYQQLNRLSANLALLADISMAALGGSLKRRERTSARLGDILSQLYLASAALKRFHDEGRPREDLPLVEWAVSDAVNRADTAIEELLRNFPVRWLAGVLRLFIFPTGRYSQAPTDRLDHKLAQILQTPSETRSRLGRGQYLAASENNPAGLAEQALNDIIAAENLMDRVSPQLKKKPQFVRLDELADEGLKEGWLTHDDAEILRRAEVSRLQTINVDDFAADALAAASDKPATTSDAHPGKAA; encoded by the coding sequence ATGATAATACTCAGTATACTTGCCACCCTGGTGCTGATTGCCGTGCTTATCGGTCGGCGCCTGACATTGCGAACTTCCAGCCTGATTCTGGCTGCCTTCGGGGTTGTACTCGCCCTGTCCGGCTTGTGGAATGCCTGGGTATTATTACCGGTATTCCTCATTCTGCTGATTCTCAATGTACCGGCGCTGCGTCAGTCACTGATCAGCCGGGCTGTCATGAGCCGGTTTAACCAGGTCATGCCGGCAATGTCCACCACAGAAAAAGAAGCCATCGATGCCGGTACCACATGGTGGGAAGGCGATTTATTCAGTGGCCGTCCTGACTGGCAAAAACTGCACAGTTACAAGCAGCCGGAACTTAGCCCGGAAGAGCAGGCATTCCTGGAGGGTCCGGTTACCGAAGCCTGTCGTATGGCCTGTGATTTTCAAATCAGCCATGAGCTGGCCGATCTTCCTCCTGAACTCTGGCAGTACCTGAAAGATCATCGCTTCTTTGCCATGATCATTAAGAAAGAGTATGGCGGTCTGGAATTTTCTGCCTATGCCCAGTCTTTGGTGTTACAAAAACTGGCCGGGGTTTCCGGTATTCTGGCAATTACCGTCGGGGTACCTAATTCTCTTGGACCAGGAGAATTGCTGCAGCATTACGGTACTGATGAACAGAAACAACACTATCTGCCGCGACTCGCGCGTGGCGAAGAGATCCCCTGCTTTGCTTTGACCAGTCCTGAAGCGGGCTCAGATGCCGGAGCTATACCAGATACAGGTGTGGTCTGCTACGGCGAATGGCAGGGTAAACAGGTGGTGGGTATGCGTCTTACCTGGAACAAACGCTACATCACCCTGGCACCAATTGCCACCGTTCTGGGCCTGGCATTCAAACTGTACGATCCTCAACATATTCTGGGTGAGACCACCAGCCTTGGGATTACCTGTGCCCTTATCCCGGTAGCCACCCCCGGGGTAGAAATTGGTCGTCGTCATTTCCCACTAAATATTCCTTTCCAGAACGGACCAACCCGCGGCAAAGATATCTTTGTCCCGCTCGATTACATCATTGGTGGTCCGAAAATGGCCGGTCAGGGATGGCGGATGCTGGTTGAATGTCTGGCGGTTGGTCGTGGAATTACTCTGCCTTCAAACTCTACCGGCAGTCTTAAAACTATTGCCCTGGCCACCGGCGCTTATGCCCGCATTCGTCGTCAGTTCCGTATTCCGATTGGAAAAATGGAAGGTATTGAAGAACCACTGGCCCGCATTGCAGGAAACAGTTATGTCATGGACGCTGCTGCATCACTGATTACTTACGGTATTGTGGCCGGGGAAAAACCTGCCGTGCTATCTGCCATCGTCAAGTATCACTGTACCGACCGTGGGCAACGCAGCATCATCGATGCCATGGATATCGCCGGGGGTAAAGGCATCATGCTGGGCAAAAGTAATTTCCTTGCCCGCGCATATCAGGGAGCACCCATCGCAATTACTGTTGAAGGGGCTAATATTCTGACCCGCAGCATGATTATCTTTGGTCAGGGGGCAATTCGCTGCCACCCGTTCCTGTTAAAAGAGATGACAGCGGCACAACAGCAGGATCTGGCCGGATTTGATGACGCTTTGTTCAGACATACCGGTCATGTTGCGGCTAACCTGCTATGCAGTCTGTGGCTGGGGATAACCCGCGGTAAAGGCAGCCGTGCTCCGGTCAGTGATGCTACCCGGGGTACCTATCAGCAACTCAACCGTCTGAGTGCTAACCTGGCATTACTGGCAGATATTTCCATGGCAGCCCTTGGAGGCAGCCTGAAACGTCGTGAGCGGACTTCTGCACGCCTTGGAGACATTCTGAGCCAGCTCTATCTGGCTTCGGCGGCGTTGAAACGTTTTCATGATGAGGGGCGTCCGCGGGAAGATTTGCCACTGGTAGAATGGGCAGTGAGTGATGCGGTAAACCGCGCGGATACCGCGATTGAAGAACTGCTACGTAACTTCCCGGTCAGATGGCTGGCGGGGGTTTTGCGGCTGTTTATCTTCCCCACCGGACGCTACAGCCAGGCACCGACTGACCGGCTGGATCATAAACTGGCTCAGATTCTGCAAACTCCGTCAGAGACCCGCTCACGCCTGGGCCGGGGACAGTATCTTGCAGCCAGTGAAAACAACCCTGCCGGGTTGGCAGAGCAGGCGTTGAACGACATTATTGCGGCAGAAAATCTGATGGACAGAGTATCACCACAGTTGAAGAAAAAACCGCAATTTGTCCGGCTGGATGAGCTGGCCGATGAAGGTCTGAAAGAGGGATGGCTGACGCATGATGACGCTGAAATTTTACGCCGTGCTGAGGTGAGTCGGTTGCAGACCATTAATGTTGACGACTTTGCCGCGGATGCACTGGCCGCAGCAAGTGATAAACCTGCGACAACCAGCGACGCTCATCCGGGAAAAGCAGCCTGA
- the mtnK gene encoding S-methyl-5-thioribose kinase translates to MSQYQTFTATDAVEYARKFSGLKHPETLVDALEVGDGNLNLVFKILDQQGVSRVIVKQALPYVRCVGESWPLTLDRARLEAETLIGHYRFCPEHTVNVTHYDPELAVMMMEDLSDYKIWRGELVRGRYYPRAAAQLGHYLASVLFSGSDFALHAHEKKARVAQFINPEMCEITEDLFFNDPYTEHPRNDYPQALEPLVASLRDDGELRLRIAELKFAFLTHAETLLHGDIHSGSIFVTETGLKAIDAEFGYYGPMGFDIGTAIGNLLLNYCGLPGLLAPREAADAREQRLADIVTLWQTFSAEFLSRSQQTRDIALAVPGYAERFLQKVWQDAIGFSGTELIRRTVGMSHVADISEVSDDMMRLDCLRHAITLGRTLILAAAHIQDADALVARIRQTA, encoded by the coding sequence ATGTCGCAATACCAAACATTCACCGCCACAGATGCTGTGGAATATGCCAGAAAATTTTCCGGTCTGAAACACCCGGAAACACTGGTGGATGCGCTGGAGGTTGGCGACGGCAATCTGAATCTGGTATTCAAAATTCTTGATCAACAGGGAGTTAGCCGGGTTATTGTCAAACAGGCCCTGCCGTATGTTCGCTGTGTGGGTGAGTCGTGGCCACTGACTCTGGATCGTGCCCGGCTGGAGGCTGAAACTCTGATCGGGCATTATCGTTTCTGTCCTGAGCATACTGTCAATGTCACGCACTATGATCCAGAGCTGGCAGTAATGATGATGGAAGATCTTTCTGATTACAAAATCTGGCGCGGTGAATTAGTCCGGGGTCGGTACTATCCCCGGGCTGCAGCACAGTTGGGGCATTATCTGGCCAGTGTGCTATTTTCCGGTTCTGATTTTGCACTGCACGCTCATGAGAAGAAAGCCCGGGTAGCGCAGTTTATTAACCCGGAGATGTGTGAGATCACTGAAGATCTTTTCTTTAACGATCCTTATACCGAACATCCACGAAATGATTATCCGCAGGCTCTGGAGCCGTTGGTGGCTTCGTTACGTGACGATGGTGAGTTGCGTCTTAGAATTGCAGAGCTGAAATTTGCCTTTCTGACTCATGCCGAAACGTTGTTGCACGGGGATATACATTCGGGATCCATCTTTGTGACTGAAACCGGACTGAAGGCTATCGACGCCGAATTTGGTTATTACGGCCCGATGGGTTTTGATATTGGTACCGCTATCGGTAATTTATTACTGAACTATTGTGGTCTGCCTGGTTTACTGGCTCCCAGAGAAGCTGCTGACGCCAGAGAGCAGCGTCTGGCAGATATTGTTACTTTGTGGCAGACCTTCAGCGCAGAATTTTTATCCCGTAGTCAACAGACCCGCGATATAGCTCTGGCTGTCCCCGGTTATGCTGAGCGTTTTTTACAGAAAGTCTGGCAGGATGCTATCGGGTTCAGCGGAACAGAACTTATCCGGCGTACCGTAGGGATGTCACATGTCGCGGATATTAGTGAAGTAAGCGACGATATGATGCGACTTGATTGTCTGCGTCATGCTATCACTCTGGGGCGTACCTTAATTCTTGCTGCGGCTCATATTCAGGACGCAGATGCTCTGGTTGCCCGTATCCGTCAGACCGCCTGA
- the mtnA gene encoding S-methyl-5-thioribose-1-phosphate isomerase: MQNLQTTSLKIVSNQLWILDQQALPQEKNWLSAHTTGQLVEHIHALRVRGAPLIGLSASLLLALQAGAGMPRNALQESLQTLRAARPTAVNLMNNLDRMSQALAADQFVSAMEEEALRLINEDRQLCDNIADAGVPLVKPGSQLLTHCNTGGLATAGVGTALGVVLRAWQQGKVANVWVGETRPLLQGGRLTAWELSEAGVPCQLITDSMAAALMAEGKVDAVWVGADRIAANGDVANKIGTYSLAVLARHHGIPFYVAAPQTTLDRFCPSGKQIPIEQRAATEVTGVSGCFGAVQWAPENIRVHNPAFDVTPANLISGWVLDSGVVTPQQVAEGIFHPTKTL, encoded by the coding sequence ATGCAAAACCTGCAAACCACCAGCCTGAAAATTGTCAGTAACCAGTTATGGATCCTGGATCAGCAGGCCCTGCCTCAGGAAAAAAACTGGCTGAGTGCCCATACTACCGGTCAGTTGGTTGAGCATATTCATGCTTTACGGGTCAGAGGCGCACCGCTGATTGGCCTGTCGGCGTCACTGTTACTTGCTTTGCAGGCCGGGGCCGGAATGCCACGTAATGCTCTACAGGAATCATTACAAACCTTGCGGGCTGCGCGCCCGACAGCGGTAAATCTGATGAATAATCTTGACCGGATGTCACAGGCGCTGGCTGCTGATCAATTTGTATCAGCAATGGAGGAAGAAGCTCTGCGGCTTATCAACGAAGACCGCCAGCTATGCGACAATATTGCCGATGCCGGCGTACCGCTGGTTAAACCAGGCAGCCAACTCCTGACTCACTGTAATACTGGCGGACTGGCAACGGCCGGAGTCGGCACCGCACTCGGTGTTGTTCTGCGAGCCTGGCAGCAAGGGAAAGTGGCGAATGTCTGGGTTGGTGAGACCCGCCCGCTATTGCAGGGAGGACGTCTTACCGCATGGGAGTTGTCGGAAGCCGGAGTCCCCTGCCAGCTAATCACTGACAGCATGGCAGCAGCGCTTATGGCAGAGGGCAAAGTTGATGCTGTCTGGGTCGGGGCAGACCGGATTGCCGCCAACGGCGATGTAGCCAATAAGATCGGTACATATAGTCTGGCCGTGCTGGCCCGTCATCACGGGATTCCGTTTTATGTTGCCGCTCCACAGACTACTCTGGACCGCTTCTGTCCTTCCGGAAAACAGATTCCGATTGAACAACGTGCCGCCACCGAAGTCACCGGGGTGTCCGGCTGCTTTGGAGCGGTACAGTGGGCTCCGGAAAATATTCGGGTGCATAATCCGGCTTTCGATGTGACTCCGGCGAACCTTATCAGTGGTTGGGTACTGGACAGTGGTGTGGTAACTCCACAACAGGTGGCTGAAGGCATATTTCACCCAACCAAAACCCTGTAG
- a CDS encoding 1,2-dihydroxy-3-keto-5-methylthiopentene dioxygenase encodes MSALTIFTDSDALQPVWHSEEATEIHDKLAEKHVRFERWAADRDLGDNPTPDSVLEAYQHEIEKLVAEKGYQSWDVISMRANHPDKQVLRDKFLSEHTHGEDEVRFFVEGEGLFCLHLDGHVYQILCVKNDLISVPAGTAHWFDMGSEPNFTAIRIFDNPEGWVARFTGDKIADSYPRLA; translated from the coding sequence ATGAGTGCTTTGACGATTTTTACTGACAGTGATGCTCTTCAGCCGGTTTGGCACAGTGAAGAGGCCACCGAAATTCACGACAAGCTGGCAGAAAAGCATGTCCGGTTTGAACGCTGGGCGGCTGACCGTGATTTAGGGGATAACCCAACGCCGGATAGCGTGCTGGAAGCCTATCAGCATGAGATAGAGAAACTGGTAGCAGAAAAAGGCTACCAGAGCTGGGATGTGATCAGTATGCGGGCTAACCACCCCGATAAGCAGGTCCTTCGTGACAAATTTCTGTCAGAACATACTCATGGCGAAGATGAAGTGCGCTTCTTTGTTGAAGGGGAAGGGTTATTTTGCCTGCACCTTGACGGTCATGTGTATCAAATTCTGTGCGTAAAGAACGACCTGATCTCGGTGCCCGCAGGAACTGCCCACTGGTTTGATATGGGTTCAGAGCCTAATTTTACCGCGATTAGAATCTTTGATAATCCGGAAGGTTGGGTGGCACGGTTTACCGGTGACAAGATAGCAGACAGTTATCCCCGTCTGGCCTGA
- the mtnC gene encoding acireductone synthase — MIRAIVTDIEGTTSDIRFVHQVLFPYARQHLASWINQNIHRSEVLQALDDLKIELAQPAADREQLITALYRFMDEDRKSTALKALQGMIWREGYLNGSFTGHLYPDVLPALRSWQQQGLALYVYSSGSVAAQKLLFGYSDAGDINNLFSGYFDTHVGAKREVESYRNIARQLGIDAGQLLFLSDIHQELDAAQQAGWKTRQLIRDDADNDSVHLQVSSFEQINPQEI; from the coding sequence ATGATTCGAGCAATTGTGACGGATATTGAAGGAACAACCAGTGATATCCGCTTTGTCCACCAGGTGTTATTTCCTTATGCACGTCAGCACCTGGCATCATGGATTAATCAAAATATTCATCGGTCAGAAGTGCTTCAGGCGCTTGATGACCTTAAAATCGAGCTGGCACAACCCGCTGCTGACAGAGAGCAACTGATTACCGCACTGTACCGGTTTATGGATGAAGACCGTAAATCTACTGCGCTGAAGGCATTGCAGGGGATGATCTGGCGGGAGGGTTATCTGAACGGCAGTTTTACCGGACATTTATACCCGGATGTATTGCCGGCATTGAGAAGCTGGCAACAGCAGGGGCTGGCACTCTATGTCTACTCCTCTGGTTCGGTCGCCGCGCAAAAGCTGTTATTTGGTTACAGCGATGCCGGAGATATCAATAACCTGTTCAGTGGTTATTTTGATACCCATGTGGGAGCCAAGCGGGAAGTAGAGTCTTACCGGAATATTGCACGTCAGTTGGGAATTGATGCCGGACAGCTGCTGTTCTTGTCAGATATCCACCAGGAACTGGATGCAGCACAGCAGGCTGGCTGGAAAACGCGGCAGTTAATCCGCGACGATGCTGATAACGACAGCGTTCACCTTCAGGTGAGCAGTTTTGAGCAGATTAACCCACAGGAGATCTGA
- a CDS encoding pyridoxal phosphate-dependent aminotransferase yields MTQQTFTPESKLPALGTTIFSQMSALAQQHNAINLSQGFPDFDGPEYLQQRLALHVSQGANQYAPMTGTQSLREAIAEKTHRCYDFTPDVNTDITVTAGATEALFAAITALVRPGDEVICFDPSYDSYAPAVELSGGILKRIALQPPGFRPDWQAFDQLLSDKTRLVILNTPHNPTATVWQSSDFASLWQAIQSREIYVLSDEVYEHICFAPAGHVSLLQHPQLRERGIAVSSFGKTFHMTGWKVGYCVAPAGISAEIRKVHQFLTFAVNTPAQLALADMLRQEPEHYLELPEFYRSRRDFLTNALQNSRFKVLPCEGTYFLLLDYSAISDMDDVNFCLWLTKEVGVAAIPLSVFCAGEFPHKLVRLCFAKQESTLQAAAEKLCQI; encoded by the coding sequence ATGACGCAGCAGACCTTCACCCCCGAAAGCAAACTCCCTGCTCTGGGAACCACCATTTTCAGTCAGATGAGTGCCCTGGCACAACAACACAACGCGATTAACCTGTCACAGGGATTTCCTGATTTCGATGGTCCGGAATATCTGCAACAGCGCCTGGCCTTGCATGTTAGCCAGGGAGCAAACCAGTATGCACCAATGACCGGAACCCAGTCGCTGCGCGAAGCTATTGCTGAAAAAACTCACCGCTGCTATGACTTTACCCCGGATGTGAATACCGATATTACGGTCACGGCCGGTGCTACCGAAGCCCTGTTTGCGGCGATCACCGCGCTGGTCAGACCGGGTGATGAAGTTATCTGTTTTGATCCAAGTTATGACAGCTATGCGCCCGCGGTAGAATTATCCGGCGGCATCCTGAAACGTATCGCATTACAGCCACCGGGATTCCGTCCGGACTGGCAGGCATTTGATCAGTTGCTGAGTGATAAAACCCGGTTAGTGATCCTCAATACCCCGCATAACCCAACAGCCACTGTCTGGCAGAGTAGCGATTTCGCCAGCCTGTGGCAGGCAATTCAGTCACGGGAAATCTATGTCCTGAGTGACGAGGTTTACGAGCATATCTGTTTTGCACCTGCCGGACATGTCAGCCTGCTACAGCACCCACAATTACGTGAGCGCGGAATTGCGGTATCGTCTTTTGGTAAAACATTCCACATGACTGGCTGGAAAGTAGGTTACTGCGTGGCTCCTGCTGGTATTTCAGCCGAAATTCGCAAGGTTCACCAGTTCCTGACCTTTGCCGTAAATACCCCGGCGCAGCTGGCACTGGCGGATATGCTGCGTCAGGAACCGGAGCATTATCTGGAATTACCAGAGTTTTACCGCAGCCGCCGTGATTTCCTGACCAATGCACTGCAGAACAGCCGTTTTAAAGTTCTGCCGTGTGAAGGAACCTACTTCCTGCTACTCGATTACAGTGCAATATCAGACATGGATGATGTGAATTTCTGCCTGTGGCTGACCAAAGAAGTCGGTGTTGCAGCCATTCCGTTATCGGTGTTTTGTGCCGGTGAATTTCCTCACAAGCTGGTCCGTCTCTGTTTTGCTAAGCAGGAATCCACATTGCAGGCCGCTGCGGAGAAATTATGTCAGATCTAA
- a CDS encoding amidohydrolase, whose translation MSDLKVALLQQPLVWMDGEANFRHFEQALNEVSEADLILLPEMFTTGFAMEAAKSSLPEPVVIEWLHAQASRFQALVGGSVALQTPEGAVNRFLLVTPEGEVHRYDKRHLFRMGDEHHYYQAGQQRVIVEWRGWRILPQVCYDLRFPVFSRNRNDYDLALYIASWPAPRSLHWQALLLARAIENQAYVMGCNRVGDDANNHSYSGDSRIISPTGELLVTLPASQPAVAQAVLSLSELQAYRERFPAWRDADDFTLDL comes from the coding sequence ATGTCAGATCTAAAAGTCGCGCTATTACAGCAACCCCTGGTCTGGATGGATGGTGAAGCCAACTTTCGCCATTTTGAACAGGCTCTGAACGAAGTCTCCGAAGCCGATTTGATTCTGCTGCCAGAGATGTTCACGACCGGTTTTGCTATGGAAGCGGCTAAAAGTTCACTGCCTGAGCCGGTAGTCATTGAGTGGTTACATGCTCAGGCTAGCCGTTTTCAGGCCCTGGTGGGGGGAAGTGTTGCACTACAAACTCCGGAAGGCGCAGTGAACCGTTTTCTGCTGGTTACCCCGGAAGGTGAGGTTCATCGTTATGATAAACGTCACCTGTTCCGGATGGGGGATGAACATCACTATTATCAGGCTGGTCAGCAGCGGGTGATCGTTGAGTGGCGTGGCTGGCGGATTCTGCCACAAGTCTGCTATGACCTGCGTTTCCCGGTTTTTTCACGTAATCGTAATGATTATGATCTGGCACTGTATATCGCCAGCTGGCCGGCACCACGTAGTCTGCACTGGCAGGCACTGTTGCTCGCCAGAGCTATCGAGAATCAGGCTTACGTGATGGGTTGTAACCGTGTAGGGGATGATGCGAATAACCACAGCTACAGTGGTGACAGCAGAATCATCAGCCCGACAGGTGAGCTGCTGGTTACATTACCGGCCAGTCAACCCGCGGTTGCTCAGGCAGTTCTGTCACTGAGTGAGTTACAGGCCTATCGCGAGCGTTTTCCGGCCTGGCGTGATGCTGACGATTTTACTCTTGATCTGTAA
- the uraH gene encoding hydroxyisourate hydrolase yields MSTITTHILDTALGKPARDVRITLEQQSPEGWSLTGQGKTDNDGRLKSLTTEPVTPGHYRLTAEIGDYFAVTGRQSLYLTAQIDFLIPEAGSHYHLPFLITPWSWSTYRGS; encoded by the coding sequence ATGAGCACTATCACCACCCATATTCTGGATACAGCGCTCGGCAAACCCGCCCGCGATGTCAGAATTACTCTGGAGCAGCAATCACCTGAAGGTTGGTCGTTGACAGGACAGGGGAAAACGGACAATGACGGGCGACTGAAATCACTGACAACGGAACCAGTAACTCCGGGACATTACCGACTGACTGCAGAAATTGGTGACTATTTTGCGGTGACCGGACGACAGTCATTGTACCTGACGGCACAGATTGATTTTTTGATCCCTGAAGCAGGCAGCCATTACCATCTGCCATTTTTGATTACACCATGGTCATGGTCAACCTATCGCGGTAGCTGA
- the uraD gene encoding 2-oxo-4-hydroxy-4-carboxy-5-ureidoimidazoline decarboxylase, with protein MNIVQFNHLSLSEAKAAIEACVAIESWQQQLVAARPFDSATQLMEVARSLTENWQETELLQALSAHPRIGEKATGSQSHATASRSEQSAVLSADSQIKQQMSEGNRAYEQRFGRIFLIRAKGRSPQDILACLEQRLNNNDTTEIQESIQQLREITLLRLQEIFS; from the coding sequence ATGAATATCGTCCAGTTTAATCACCTTTCGCTATCAGAAGCTAAAGCTGCCATTGAAGCCTGTGTTGCAATAGAAAGCTGGCAGCAACAGCTGGTGGCAGCCAGACCGTTTGATTCAGCCACTCAGTTAATGGAGGTTGCACGGTCGCTGACAGAAAACTGGCAGGAGACGGAACTGCTGCAGGCACTGAGTGCCCATCCGCGGATTGGTGAAAAAGCTACCGGCAGTCAGTCGCATGCTACGGCATCACGTTCTGAACAGTCTGCTGTACTCTCAGCAGATAGTCAGATAAAACAACAGATGTCAGAGGGAAACCGAGCCTATGAACAACGGTTCGGTCGTATCTTTTTGATCAGGGCCAAAGGGCGCAGCCCACAGGATATTCTGGCTTGCCTGGAGCAACGTCTGAATAATAATGACACCACTGAGATACAGGAAAGCATTCAGCAACTGCGGGAGATTACGTTGTTGCGTTTGCAGGAGATCTTTTCATGA
- the hpxK gene encoding allantoate amidohydrolase: MDNGMSPVQAQQAGNRVMTRSDELASISETQGQLTRVYLSPEHLRANQQVAEWMQAAGMRTWQDEVGNICGRYEGQTANAPAILLGSHLDSVRNAGRYDGPLGVLTAIETVSWLHQQNIRLPVAVEVVGFADEEGTRFGITLLGSKGITGRWLESWANHPDAEGITVAQAMQACGLDVAKIGQAARRPEEIAAYLELHIEQGPCLEDAGLALGVVTAINGARRLNCRFTGLAGHAGTVPMTHRKDALAAAAEWMVFIESCTQQRGSQLVATVGTISCAPGAVNVIAGEAKLSLDIRGPQDEPLAALLETLLEQGKQIALRRGLQFSAEEFYGIPATACDEGLQQAFTDAVTEVQGQSMLLPSGAGHDAIAIAECWPVAMLFVRCAGGISHHPAESVTPEDVALAIRAYLLAIQRVADQHKSAA, encoded by the coding sequence ATGGATAACGGTATGAGCCCTGTTCAGGCGCAGCAGGCTGGCAACCGTGTGATGACCCGTAGCGATGAACTGGCAAGCATCAGTGAAACGCAGGGGCAGCTCACCCGCGTTTATTTGTCGCCTGAGCATTTGCGTGCCAACCAACAGGTAGCTGAATGGATGCAGGCGGCAGGAATGCGGACATGGCAGGACGAGGTAGGAAATATTTGCGGTCGTTATGAAGGTCAGACGGCCAATGCTCCGGCAATCCTGTTGGGCTCCCACCTGGATAGTGTCAGAAATGCAGGTCGTTATGATGGCCCGCTGGGAGTACTCACTGCCATTGAAACTGTTAGCTGGCTTCACCAGCAAAACATCCGCTTGCCGGTGGCTGTTGAAGTGGTTGGTTTTGCCGATGAAGAAGGCACCCGGTTTGGTATTACTTTACTGGGGAGCAAAGGGATCACCGGGCGTTGGCTGGAATCCTGGGCGAATCATCCGGATGCCGAAGGAATTACGGTCGCTCAGGCTATGCAAGCCTGCGGGCTGGATGTGGCGAAAATAGGCCAGGCTGCACGCCGGCCTGAAGAAATCGCGGCTTATCTGGAGTTGCATATTGAGCAGGGACCTTGCCTGGAAGATGCCGGACTGGCACTCGGGGTAGTGACTGCCATCAATGGAGCCAGACGTCTGAATTGCCGCTTTACCGGGCTTGCCGGACACGCGGGCACAGTTCCGATGACTCACCGGAAAGATGCTTTGGCGGCGGCAGCAGAGTGGATGGTTTTTATTGAAAGCTGTACTCAACAGCGCGGTTCTCAGCTGGTGGCCACGGTTGGTACCATTTCCTGTGCTCCCGGGGCTGTTAATGTGATTGCCGGAGAAGCGAAACTGTCGCTGGATATTCGCGGACCGCAGGACGAGCCTCTGGCCGCGCTGCTGGAAACGTTACTTGAACAGGGGAAACAAATTGCCCTGCGTCGTGGATTACAGTTCAGCGCTGAAGAGTTCTATGGAATTCCGGCAACTGCTTGTGATGAAGGGCTGCAACAGGCATTTACCGATGCGGTTACTGAAGTTCAGGGGCAATCAATGTTACTTCCCAGCGGTGCGGGGCATGATGCAATTGCGATTGCTGAATGCTGGCCGGTTGCGATGCTGTTTGTTCGTTGTGCCGGCGGTATCAGCCATCACCCGGCTGAGTCAGTCACCCCGGAAGATGTGGCTTTGGCTATTCGTGCTTACCTGCTGGCGATTCAGCGGGTTGCTGACCAGCATAAGTCTGCTGCCTGA